The Pseudomonas orientalis genome contains a region encoding:
- a CDS encoding aldehyde dehydrogenase: protein MADLLSKEAYRELAGKLEFRTQAFINGQFRAAKSGRTFTTLNPATGDVLAEIAACDSQDVDAAVAAAKAAFEDARWQGLSPAARKSILLRFAQLLEDNAHELAVLESLESGKPVRECQNVDVPETIHTLRWHAELIDKIYDATAPVGSGAVTMVVREPIGVVGLVLPWNFPLLMLAWKIGPSLAAGCSIVVKPAKETTLSALRVAELAYQAGIPAGVFNVVPGGGQEAGEPLGRHGDVAMVSFTGSTDTGRIFLKYSSESNLKRIVLECGGKNPAVVMNDAEDIDQVAQHVVNGAFWNMGENCSASSRLIVQADIKDALLERIQVHLKEWKMGDPLDPDNRLGSMISKAHFDKVRSYIEHARDEHLTVLAGGNTCDDIFVEPTILDGVGRNSRLFQEEIFGPVLSVTTFNTLDEAIELANDTAYGLAASAYTGNLRNALKLSRGIRAGIVTVNCFGEGDASTPFGGYKESGFGGRDKSIWAHDQYTELKTIWIDAS from the coding sequence ATGGCCGACTTGCTGAGTAAGGAGGCCTACCGTGAACTGGCGGGCAAGCTTGAATTTCGCACCCAGGCATTTATCAACGGCCAGTTCCGCGCTGCGAAATCCGGTCGCACGTTCACCACCCTCAATCCGGCCACTGGCGACGTACTGGCCGAGATCGCCGCGTGCGACAGCCAGGATGTAGACGCGGCTGTGGCCGCGGCCAAGGCAGCATTCGAGGACGCACGCTGGCAAGGCCTTTCACCGGCCGCGCGCAAAAGCATCCTGCTGCGTTTTGCCCAACTGCTGGAAGACAACGCCCATGAACTGGCGGTACTCGAAAGCCTGGAGAGCGGCAAACCTGTCCGCGAGTGCCAGAATGTGGATGTGCCGGAGACGATCCACACGTTGCGCTGGCATGCTGAACTGATCGACAAGATCTACGACGCCACCGCGCCGGTGGGGTCCGGTGCCGTGACAATGGTCGTGCGTGAGCCTATCGGTGTGGTGGGCCTGGTGCTGCCATGGAATTTCCCGCTGTTGATGCTCGCCTGGAAAATCGGCCCGTCGTTGGCAGCTGGCTGCTCGATCGTGGTCAAGCCGGCCAAGGAAACCACCTTGAGTGCGCTGCGCGTGGCGGAGCTGGCGTACCAGGCCGGCATTCCCGCAGGCGTGTTCAATGTGGTGCCCGGCGGCGGCCAGGAGGCCGGTGAGCCATTGGGACGCCATGGCGATGTGGCCATGGTCAGTTTTACCGGTTCGACCGACACCGGGCGGATTTTCCTCAAGTACTCCAGCGAATCCAACCTCAAGCGCATCGTGCTGGAGTGCGGCGGCAAAAACCCGGCGGTGGTGATGAACGATGCCGAGGACATTGATCAGGTCGCGCAGCACGTGGTGAACGGCGCCTTCTGGAACATGGGCGAAAACTGCTCGGCCTCCTCGCGCCTGATCGTACAGGCCGACATCAAGGACGCGCTGCTCGAGCGCATTCAGGTGCACCTGAAGGAGTGGAAGATGGGTGACCCGCTCGACCCGGACAATCGCCTGGGCTCGATGATCAGCAAAGCGCATTTTGACAAGGTACGCTCCTACATCGAGCACGCCAGGGACGAACACCTGACGGTCCTGGCGGGGGGCAATACCTGCGACGATATCTTCGTGGAACCGACCATCCTGGATGGGGTAGGGCGCAACAGTCGTTTGTTCCAGGAGGAAATTTTCGGTCCGGTGCTGAGTGTCACCACCTTCAACACCCTCGATGAAGCCATCGAACTGGCCAACGATACGGCGTATGGCTTGGCGGCGTCCGCGTATACCGGCAACCTGCGCAATGCACTCAAGCTGTCACGGGGCATTCGAGCCGGCATTGTGACGGTGAACTGCTTCGGCGAGGGGGACGCGTCCACGCCCTTCGGCGGTTACAAGGAGTCAGGCTTCGGTGGGCGGGACAAGTCCATCTGGGCGCACGACCAGTACACGGAGCTGAAAACCATCTGGATCGATGCTTCCTGA